Proteins encoded in a region of the Inquilinus sp. KBS0705 genome:
- a CDS encoding Arc family DNA binding domain-containing protein, whose amino-acid sequence MAEKKAFVLRINPDVLKEIEAWGADEFRSTNGQIEYLLQEALRARKKSVRKKKDV is encoded by the coding sequence ATGGCAGAAAAAAAAGCTTTTGTATTAAGGATAAATCCTGATGTGCTTAAAGAGATTGAGGCATGGGGTGCCGATGAATTCCGCAGCACCAACGGGCAGATAGAATACTTACTGCAGGAAGCATTGCGAGCACGAAAAAAATCGGTTAGGAAGAAAAAGGACGTTTAA
- a CDS encoding acetyl-CoA C-acyltransferase, producing MKEVYIVSATRTPIGSFGGSLASQSATQLGAVVIKSAIEKAGLKTTDIQEVYMGNVLSANLGQAPATQAAVFAGLPYLPATTINKVCASGMKAIMLAAQSIANCDNDIVLAGGMESMSNVPYYLDKARNGYRLGNGQITDGLVKDGLWDVYNDYHMGSAAELCAVDCNVTREEQDAFAVESYQRAQKAQADGKFKAEITPVELKDKKGEVTLFADDEEPNTVKFDKIPTLKPVFKKDGMVTAANASTLNDGAAALILMSKEKAEAMGIKPLAKIVSFADAQQAPEYFTTAPAKAIPLALHKAGLSAADIDFFEINEAFSVVALANNKLLQLDANKVNVNGGAVAIGHPLGASGARIIVTLIHVLQQNSGKLGAAGICNGGGGASAMVIENLG from the coding sequence ATGAAAGAAGTATATATTGTATCGGCAACGCGCACCCCAATCGGTAGCTTCGGCGGCAGTTTGGCATCACAATCGGCTACGCAATTAGGCGCGGTTGTTATAAAATCGGCTATTGAAAAAGCCGGGCTAAAAACAACCGATATACAGGAAGTATATATGGGCAATGTGCTATCGGCCAATTTAGGCCAGGCACCTGCTACACAAGCCGCCGTTTTTGCCGGCCTACCCTACTTACCTGCAACTACCATAAACAAAGTATGCGCATCGGGTATGAAAGCCATTATGTTGGCTGCACAAAGCATTGCCAATTGCGATAACGATATTGTATTGGCCGGCGGTATGGAAAGCATGAGCAACGTACCTTATTATTTAGATAAAGCACGCAACGGTTACCGCTTAGGTAACGGACAAATAACCGATGGCCTTGTAAAAGATGGCCTTTGGGACGTTTATAACGACTATCACATGGGATCGGCCGCCGAACTATGCGCGGTAGATTGCAACGTAACCCGTGAAGAACAGGATGCATTTGCAGTAGAATCGTACCAACGAGCGCAAAAAGCACAGGCCGATGGCAAATTTAAAGCAGAAATTACCCCTGTTGAATTAAAGGATAAAAAAGGTGAGGTTACCTTATTTGCCGATGACGAGGAACCCAACACCGTAAAATTCGACAAGATACCTACGCTTAAACCGGTATTTAAAAAAGATGGAATGGTAACTGCAGCCAATGCATCAACCCTGAATGATGGTGCTGCCGCCTTAATATTAATGAGTAAAGAAAAAGCGGAAGCGATGGGCATAAAACCTTTAGCCAAAATAGTTTCCTTTGCTGATGCACAGCAAGCCCCCGAGTATTTTACTACAGCACCCGCTAAGGCTATCCCGCTGGCTTTGCATAAAGCAGGCTTATCAGCAGCAGATATCGATTTCTTCGAGATCAACGAAGCGTTTTCGGTAGTTGCACTTGCCAATAACAAGCTATTGCAACTGGATGCAAACAAAGTGAATGTTAATGGTGGCGCAGTGGCTATCGGGCATCCGCTGGGTGCATCGGGTGCCCGTATCATTGTAACCCTAATACACGTTTTACAGCAAAATAGTGGTAAATTAGGTGCAGCTGGCATCTGTAACGGTGGCGGTGGTGCCAGCGCAATGGTTATTGAAAACTTAGGTTAA
- a CDS encoding POT family MFS transporter, with amino-acid sequence MSETIPSAAPAKPKSRFPKSVPFIIGNEAAERFSFYGMRSVLTLFLVNQFFNPTDNAALTDQANAHANKLHHLFVMVAYALPFVGGMIADWFTGKYKLILYVSIIYCIGHLMLATFDGGLTGFELGLLVVAIGAGGIKSCVSANVGDQFDATNQDLLSKVYGWFYFSINAGSMISTVAIPWTYEHFGPKWAFGIPGLLMALATIIFFSGRKKYVKVPPQGVNRNNLVFITWYAITHSGKKQPGQSLLDVAKESYDPERVEGVKAVYRVMSVFFFALAFWAVWDQCLSEWTLYAEKMDRVINLGFTKFTIYPGQLSTFNTVFLLLFIPLFNYVIYPWLDKRGLKTTPLRRLGTGLVLTALSFVVIGVIHTSLDHGGSPSIWWQVLAFMILSAAEVLVSITGLEYAYTHSPKSMKSTMTGIWFLVVSFGNLITASVNGLIEGGGWWATNLKGANYEWFFVAFIGVFIIAFMIISPRLKERNYITDPYIENEVISDTNRL; translated from the coding sequence ATGTCAGAAACCATACCATCAGCCGCTCCGGCAAAGCCAAAATCAAGATTCCCCAAGAGTGTCCCGTTTATTATCGGGAACGAAGCCGCAGAGCGCTTTAGTTTTTATGGAATGCGTTCTGTACTCACGCTGTTTTTAGTGAACCAATTTTTTAATCCTACTGATAATGCTGCGTTAACCGACCAGGCTAATGCGCATGCTAATAAGCTGCACCATCTGTTTGTGATGGTGGCCTATGCTTTGCCATTTGTAGGCGGCATGATAGCCGACTGGTTTACCGGCAAATACAAGCTTATTTTATATGTATCTATAATTTACTGCATCGGGCATTTAATGCTGGCAACGTTTGATGGTGGCCTAACTGGTTTTGAATTAGGTTTGCTTGTGGTTGCAATTGGCGCCGGCGGTATCAAATCATGTGTATCTGCTAACGTTGGCGATCAGTTTGATGCTACCAATCAGGACCTGCTTTCAAAAGTTTACGGCTGGTTCTATTTCAGTATCAATGCCGGCTCTATGATTTCAACCGTAGCTATCCCATGGACTTATGAGCACTTTGGGCCTAAATGGGCGTTCGGTATCCCCGGCTTATTGATGGCGCTGGCTACCATCATCTTCTTCTCGGGCCGTAAAAAATATGTAAAGGTGCCTCCGCAGGGCGTAAATCGTAATAACCTGGTTTTTATAACCTGGTATGCCATAACCCATTCAGGCAAAAAGCAACCGGGCCAGTCGTTACTTGATGTTGCTAAAGAAAGTTACGACCCTGAGCGTGTTGAAGGTGTTAAAGCCGTGTACCGGGTTATGTCGGTATTCTTTTTCGCGCTGGCATTTTGGGCTGTTTGGGATCAATGTTTATCTGAATGGACGCTGTATGCCGAAAAAATGGATCGTGTCATCAACCTTGGTTTTACCAAATTCACCATATATCCTGGTCAGTTGTCAACCTTTAACACCGTATTCCTGCTCCTGTTTATCCCGCTGTTTAACTATGTAATATATCCGTGGCTCGATAAACGGGGACTAAAAACAACACCCTTGCGCAGGCTTGGTACGGGGTTAGTGTTAACCGCTTTATCATTTGTGGTAATTGGCGTTATACACACCAGTCTTGATCATGGCGGTTCGCCATCCATTTGGTGGCAGGTACTGGCGTTTATGATATTATCAGCAGCCGAAGTTTTGGTATCTATTACCGGTTTAGAGTATGCTTATACCCATTCGCCAAAATCAATGAAAAGCACCATGACCGGTATATGGTTCCTGGTGGTATCGTTTGGCAACCTGATAACAGCCTCTGTTAACGGGCTTATTGAAGGTGGCGGCTGGTGGGCCACAAACTTAAAAGGTGCCAATTACGAATGGTTCTTTGTAGCCTTTATAGGTGTGTTTATAATTGCGTTCATGATTATTTCTCCGCGATTAAAAGAGCGGAACTACATTACCGACCCTTATATAGAAAACGAGGTTATTTCTGACACAAACAGGCTTTAA
- a CDS encoding polyprenol monophosphomannose synthase, translating into MPDSIVIIPTYNEKENIERMIHKIFSLNHDFHLLVIDDGSPDGTANIVKPLQKDYSEKLFIVERGGKQGLGTAYIHGFKWAIDHKYDYIFEMDADFSHNPDDLLRLRQACIDGADAAVGSRYIKGVNVVNWPMSRVLMSYFASVYVRFITGINIQDSTAGFMCYKRKVLETIRLNKIKFVGYAFQIEMKYTTIKHGFNVVEIPIIFTDRTAGTSKMSSGIFKEAFIGVIQMKINSIFRKYPEG; encoded by the coding sequence GTGCCTGATAGTATTGTTATTATTCCTACCTATAACGAAAAAGAGAATATCGAACGGATGATCCATAAGATATTTTCTTTAAATCACGATTTTCATCTGCTTGTAATAGATGACGGATCGCCTGATGGCACAGCAAACATTGTAAAACCGCTGCAAAAAGATTATTCCGAAAAATTATTTATTGTTGAACGCGGCGGCAAACAGGGCTTAGGCACAGCTTACATACATGGTTTTAAATGGGCTATCGACCATAAATACGACTACATCTTCGAGATGGATGCCGATTTCTCGCACAACCCCGACGACCTTTTAAGGCTTAGGCAGGCTTGTATCGACGGTGCCGACGCGGCGGTAGGCTCCCGCTATATAAAGGGTGTTAATGTGGTTAACTGGCCTATGAGCAGGGTGCTAATGAGCTACTTTGCATCGGTGTACGTGCGTTTTATAACGGGTATAAACATACAGGATTCTACAGCCGGTTTTATGTGTTACAAGCGCAAAGTGCTGGAGACTATACGGCTTAATAAAATAAAATTTGTTGGCTACGCCTTTCAGATAGAGATGAAATACACCACCATTAAGCATGGCTTTAATGTGGTAGAGATACCCATTATATTTACCGACCGCACGGCCGGCACCTCAAAAATGTCATCGGGTATTTTTAAGGAAGCGTTTATTGGGGTTATACAAATGAAGATCAACAGCATTTTTAGAAAGTACCCCGAAGGATAG